The following are encoded together in the Girardinichthys multiradiatus isolate DD_20200921_A chromosome X, DD_fGirMul_XY1, whole genome shotgun sequence genome:
- the LOC124863533 gene encoding probable G-protein coupled receptor 146 isoform X2: MWICMRYNETDTVVDFQLCHDLGLILSVLSLIYLLVCFPLGVCYNVLLVVVNLSNKVSMTMPDVYFVNMAIAGLVLNLVAPVELLGSTFTRWHAWEYNDEVHITLLILFNVSSLVIMYSTTLLSLDYYIERALPRTYMSSVYNTKHVCGFIWGGAVLTSFSSLLFYVCNHISTKMVECSKMQNKEAADAIMMFIGYAVPTVAVLYAFVLILRIRKESTPLDQDSARLDPSIHRLLLASVCVQFVLWTPYYMTLLVHTIVGAPGYINNGHYLPTYNFVRCVSKLLAFSSSFAMPLMYRQMNKNFSGKLQRLLRRLHCRDRSCPHEHSAVQQVVT; encoded by the coding sequence ATGTGGATCTGCATGCGTTACAATGAAACGGACACCGTCGTGGACTTCCAGCTCTGCCACGATTTGGGCCTCATCCTGTCGGTCCTCTCCCTCATCTACCTCCTGGTCTGTTTCCCTTTGGGGGTGTGCTATAACGTGCTGCTGGTTGTGGTGAACCTCTCCAACAAAGTCTCCATGACCATGCCAGACGTCTATTTCGTGAACATGGCCATCGCGGGACTTGTCCTCAACCTGGTGGCGCCCGTGGAGCTCCTGGGCTCTACGTTCACTCGCTGGCATGCATGGGAGTACAACGACGAGGTCCACATCACTCTGCTTATCCTCTTCAACGTCTCATCCCTGGTTATCATGTATTCCACCACACTGCTCAGCCTTGACTACTACATAGAGCGGGCGCTCCCTCGAACGTACATGTCCAGTGTTTACAACACCAAGCACGTGTGCGGGTTCATTTGGGGCGGCGCGGTGTTGACTAGCTTCTCCTCACTGCTCTTCTATGTGTGCAACCACATCTCCACTAAGATGGTCGAGTGCTCCAAGAtgcagaacaaagaggcagccGACGCCATCATGATGTTCATCGGTTACGCCGTTCCAACCGTGGCCGTGCTTTACGCTTTTGTGTTGATTTTACGCATCAGGAAGGAGTCCACTCCTCTGGATCAGGACTCCGCTCGCTTGGATCCATCTATACACCGGCTGCTGCTGGCCTCGGTCTGTGTGCAGTTTGTCCTGTGGACCCCGTACTACATGACCCTTTTGGTGCACACTATAGTTGGTGCGCCGGGTTATATTAACAACGGGCATTACTTGCCTACCTATAACTTCGTGAGGTGCGTGTCTAAGCTGCTGGCATTCTCCAGCAGCTTTGCAATGCCTCTCATGTACAGACAGATGAACAAAAACTTCTCTGGCAAGCTTCAGCGGCTGCTCAGGAGGCTGCATTGCAGGGACCGGTCTTGCCCTCATGAACACTCAGCAGTGCAGCAAGTGGTGACGTGA
- the LOC124863533 gene encoding probable G-protein coupled receptor 146 isoform X1, translated as MNKVDLLRVLCQHQSPAMWICMRYNETDTVVDFQLCHDLGLILSVLSLIYLLVCFPLGVCYNVLLVVVNLSNKVSMTMPDVYFVNMAIAGLVLNLVAPVELLGSTFTRWHAWEYNDEVHITLLILFNVSSLVIMYSTTLLSLDYYIERALPRTYMSSVYNTKHVCGFIWGGAVLTSFSSLLFYVCNHISTKMVECSKMQNKEAADAIMMFIGYAVPTVAVLYAFVLILRIRKESTPLDQDSARLDPSIHRLLLASVCVQFVLWTPYYMTLLVHTIVGAPGYINNGHYLPTYNFVRCVSKLLAFSSSFAMPLMYRQMNKNFSGKLQRLLRRLHCRDRSCPHEHSAVQQVVT; from the coding sequence TGGATCTGTTGAGGGTCCTTTGCCAGCATCAGAGCCCAGCGATGTGGATCTGCATGCGTTACAATGAAACGGACACCGTCGTGGACTTCCAGCTCTGCCACGATTTGGGCCTCATCCTGTCGGTCCTCTCCCTCATCTACCTCCTGGTCTGTTTCCCTTTGGGGGTGTGCTATAACGTGCTGCTGGTTGTGGTGAACCTCTCCAACAAAGTCTCCATGACCATGCCAGACGTCTATTTCGTGAACATGGCCATCGCGGGACTTGTCCTCAACCTGGTGGCGCCCGTGGAGCTCCTGGGCTCTACGTTCACTCGCTGGCATGCATGGGAGTACAACGACGAGGTCCACATCACTCTGCTTATCCTCTTCAACGTCTCATCCCTGGTTATCATGTATTCCACCACACTGCTCAGCCTTGACTACTACATAGAGCGGGCGCTCCCTCGAACGTACATGTCCAGTGTTTACAACACCAAGCACGTGTGCGGGTTCATTTGGGGCGGCGCGGTGTTGACTAGCTTCTCCTCACTGCTCTTCTATGTGTGCAACCACATCTCCACTAAGATGGTCGAGTGCTCCAAGAtgcagaacaaagaggcagccGACGCCATCATGATGTTCATCGGTTACGCCGTTCCAACCGTGGCCGTGCTTTACGCTTTTGTGTTGATTTTACGCATCAGGAAGGAGTCCACTCCTCTGGATCAGGACTCCGCTCGCTTGGATCCATCTATACACCGGCTGCTGCTGGCCTCGGTCTGTGTGCAGTTTGTCCTGTGGACCCCGTACTACATGACCCTTTTGGTGCACACTATAGTTGGTGCGCCGGGTTATATTAACAACGGGCATTACTTGCCTACCTATAACTTCGTGAGGTGCGTGTCTAAGCTGCTGGCATTCTCCAGCAGCTTTGCAATGCCTCTCATGTACAGACAGATGAACAAAAACTTCTCTGGCAAGCTTCAGCGGCTGCTCAGGAGGCTGCATTGCAGGGACCGGTCTTGCCCTCATGAACACTCAGCAGTGCAGCAAGTGGTGACGTGA